The genomic window CGATCAACACCGGTGCGCCGAACAGACCCGCGAACAGCGGCGCGAGCATCCCGCCGGCCTCGAGGGGCGCGTCCGTCGCGAGATCGAGCGTCCCGAGCCCCAGTCCGGCCGCGAGCGCGAACGAAACGAGGCCGCCGAGGCGGGTCCACCACGTCCGTTCCGAGGCGATCAGCGCGACGACGACCATCGCCAGCACGAGCGAGAGGTGGGCCCGAATCGTCGGATACGCGGCCGTCACGCCCCACGTGACCGGGACGGCCAGCGGGACCGCAGCGAGGACCGCGAGCAGACTGCCCAGCGCCGAGAGCCGGATCGCCTCGTAGCCCCGACCCTCGAGGACCAGCCGGTGGCCCGGCAGCGCGGTGACGGCCATCTCGGCGTCGGGAACCCCGAGCGCCATCGCGGGAACGGCGTTGACGAAGGTGTGGACGACGCCCGCCGAGAGCATCGCACAGCCGACGAACAGCGGCCGGCCGGGGATCGACGGCGCGAACCCGGCGAGCAGGAGGGCGAAGTTGTTCGCGTGGAGCCCCGGGACGAGCCCGCTACAGCAGCCCAGCGCCGCGCCGGCGAGGATCCACGCGACCAGCCCCGCGGTCAGCGACGGCTCGGCGAGGAGTTCGACCGACGCGGGGACAGCGGCCATCGCTCCCTCTGGGCGCGTCCCGTCGGATAAACTCGAGGATCGATCGACCGGCGGTGCGAGGAACCGATCGCTACGTTGCCGGCCGGGTATCGGCGCCGTCTCCGGCCGCGGTCACTGCGATCCATCCGTTCCCAGCCCAGTCGAGTCCGACGTAGCTGCTCATGTCGGATCTTCGAACGGTGGCCGAACGGGTGTCGGAAGGGATTCGGGTTCGAGCAACTCCTCGACGCTCGAGACGACGGCGTCGGCGGCCGCTGCGGACCCGTCGCTCGCGAGATCGTCGTCTCCCGTCACGTACACCGTCCGGAATCCGGCGTCCCGTGCGCCGACGATATCCGCCTCGTAGTCGTCGCCGACGAACGCGTAGTCGTCGGCCGGTAGCCGGTCCCGCGCGGCGTCGAAGATCCGTCGGTCGGGTTTCCCCGCGCCGACGTCGCCCGAGACGACGATCTCGTCGACCGATTCGTCGAAGCCGTGGCGCTCGACTTTCGCCCGTTGATGTCGCCCGTCGCCGTTCGTCAGAATTCCGGTCGGACAGGTCTCCGCGACCCGCTCGATGGTTCGGGTCGCTGCCGGCGACGCGCTTGACGCCTCGAGTTCCCGCTTCCGGTACGCCCGGGCGAGCGTCTCCGGCGCCGCATCGAGTTCCGTCGCGGTCGCAGCCGCCTCGAACGCCTCGCGGTAGGGATCGGCCTCACAGCGCTCGAGGGCCGCGAGCAGACGGTCGACGTACGTCCCGTAGGCGGCGTCGGTCGGCTCGCCGTACGGGGAAACGGTCGCCTCGAACAGGGCCTCGAACGGGACCGTATAGGTACACAGCGTTCCGTCGAGGTCGAAGTAGACGGCGGTCGTCACACGCCTTTCGTCTCGCGGCGCGGAGAAGTAGCTGTTCGTCCGTCGCGTCGAAGAAAAATCGGGATTGCCGAAATCGTCGCGTCGCGACTTAGCCGAAGAGCTCGCCGAGGCCCTCGCCGCCGGCGTCGTCGTCCTCGTCGTCGTCCTCGTCGGTCGTGTCCGGGACGTCGCTGGTCTCTTCGACCTCTTCCTCGTCGCCGCCTTCGTCGCCACCGGCGTCACCGCCCGCGGCGGCACCGCCTGCGGCGGCTCCGCCAGCGGGGACGGCGGCGGCCTCGGAGACTGCCTCGTCGATGTCGACGTCCTCGAGCGCGGCGACGAGCGCCTTGACTCGGGACTCCTCGACGTCGACGCCGGCAGCGTCGAGCACGTCGGTCAGGTTGTCTTCGTTGATCTCTTCGCCCGATTCGTTCAGGATGAGTGCAGCGTATACGTATTCCATTGTAGTGTCCTCCAGTAGTGATTATCCGAACATCTCGCCGAGACCGGCCCCGCCGTCACCGCCGTCGTCTTCGTCGTCATCGTCGGTGTCGGCGTCGGCCTCGTCGGCGTCAGTTTCGGTGTCGTCCTGTTCGTCAGCCGATTCGTCCTCGCCCTCGTCGGCGGCCGGTTCAGCGGCCGCGTCGACGCCCTGCAGTTCCTCGGGCAGGGCCTCCTCGTCGTCGATCTGGGCCGCGAGCGCACGCAGCTGTGCGTCGGCCTTGCTGACGAGGTCGGGCATCAGCTCTTCGTCCTCGATTGCGGCCTGCAGGCCGAGGCTCTTGGCCTCGCCCGTGGCCTTGGCGATGAGCGTCGGCGCCGTCGACGCGGTCGGGAAGCTCGCGTTGATCGCGAGGTTCCGTGCGCGTGCGGCGGCGGTCGACACGTCGCTCTCGTAGGCCTCGACGTCGATGTCGAGGTCCTCGGGGTCGAAGAGGACGCCGTCGGCGACGACGGCGCGGAGGTCGAGTCCGACCTCCTTGGGCTCGATCCCGAGTTCGTTGAGGACGTTCGCCAGATCCGCAGAGACTTCGCCGCCGGCCTCGAGGACCGTCGAGTCCTCCATGACCTGAATCGAACCCTCTTCGATGCGCGCGTTCGCACCGATGCTCTGGAGTTCGCCGACGAACGGTCCCGGGTCGACCCCGGTGTCACCCTCGGGGATGACGATGTCGTTCGGGGCGACCTCGCCCTCGTTGATGGGCGCGGGCGTCTTCGACGCCTCGAGCTCCTTGTAGAGCGTGAACGGGTTGTCGTTCGTGCCGACGATCCCGACCTGGCCCTCGACGTGTTCGACGAGATCGTCGAGCCCGGACTGCTCCAGTGCGCGGACCTGCAGGGTATTGCGGCTGACGCGGAGCTCGGCGGTACCGTGCAGATCACGGCGCATGTCCTGGAGCTGCTTGCTCGGGATGCCGGTGATGCCGACGATGCCGACGCTGTCGTAGCTCTCGATGATCTCCTGGAGCTCGTCGACTTCCTCTCGCTTCCACTGGGGAAGGTTCTCGGTCTTGCGTTCAGCCTGTGCGCTCATATTAGGCCACCTCCACGGACGGCCCCATCGTCGTCTTCACGTAGACGGCGTCGATGTTCTGGGGCCCCTTCTCGAGGTCGGCGTGCAGGCGACGCAGGATGACGTCGATGTTGTCGGCGACGTCCTCGGCATCCATCTCTTCCGAGCCGACGAGCGTGTGGAACGTTCGTCGGTCGCCGGAGCGAAGCTGCACGGTGTTTTTGAGCCGGTTGACGGTCTCGACGACGTCGTCGTCGGGCGCGAGCGGGTCCGGCATCTTCCCTCGGGGACCGAGGATGGTACCCAGGTGCCGGGCGATATCTTGCATCATCGCCTCTTCGGCGATGAAGAAGTCCGTCTCGTCGGCCATGTCCTTGGCCTCGTCATCGTCCAGATCGGCCACGTCGTCCTCCGAGAGGACCTCGTCCGCCGCCTCTTCGGCGCGGACGGCGGTTTCTCCCTCGGCAATGACGACGATTCGCGTATCCTGGCCGGTTCCGGACGGCAGGACGATAGACTCGTCAACTCGGTTCGACGGTTCGTTTAGGTCTAGGTCGCGCAGATTGATCGCGAGGTCGACCGTCTCGGTAAAGTTCCGATCCGGGGCGTCCTCGAGTGCGCGAGCGACTGCTGTTTCAATATCCGAATCTGCCATCGTTCACCTCCGTAGTACGCAGGAGTGCTCCTACGGGTCAGTGAAACAGGCTAGGCCTGTCTCCTTTGAACGGAGTGCTATGCCGAACTTAAACCCGTCGAACTGTCAGTGACCGACGCCTCGTCGCGCGTGACGGCCAGACCCACTCGCGGTATCGTCCGGCGATTCGTATCCGCTCACACCCCCTCACTCTCTCGAGAAATCCGATGAGAGCCGCGACGAGCGGCGCGGAGATAGGTCCGATGAACGAAAATATTATGATCAGTGATAGTGTAGATTTCCTGTATGTGGCCATCAAACTTATATAATGTTAGTGGGGCGACGGGAACCGGGTCGGGCACACCGCTGACGGTCAGCGGGTTCGGCCTCGAAACGCTAGCGGCACTCGGACCGCTCGAGCGTGCTGGACTCCAGTTCGCCGCGACGCTCGTGCTCGCGGTCGTGGTGCTCGGATTGCTTCAGGGGTACGCCCCGCGAACGGTGACGAAGGCTCGCCGGAGCCCGGTCATTTCGACCTGTGTCGGCCTACCGGGGCTGCTCGTCGTCGCCGGGCTCGGGAGCACGGGATATCTGATACTCGATACGGATCTGGGGCCGTTCTTCGGGATTCCGATGATCGTCCTCGGCGGGACGATCGTCCCCGCGTCGACGGTCCTCGGCTTCGTCGCGTTCGGACGTTCGATCGCGGCCCGACTCGGCCGCGACCGCCTCTCGCTCGGCGTCCTCGTCGGCAGCGTCCTCGCCGGCATCGCCGGCCTCTCGCTGGCACTGACCGCCGTCGTGGCCGGTCTCGCCGGGGCCCTCGGACTCGGCGCGGGCGTCCGCGTGATCGTGACCACCGGCGGGACGTCTCAGCCCGACGACCGCACCGTTCCCCCCGCGAACAAGATCTAAGTCGCTGGTCGGATCGTCGCGCGACGGCCGAGCGGTTCGACGCTGATGGATCCGCCGGGAGACGGTTCCCAGAACGGCTCGTGACTATTCTCGTGTCAGTTTCGCGTTCGCCGTTACCGTCGCGTTCGCGTCGACGGACCCGTCGTAGCCGTGGGCGTGGACGGATCCGGTACCGTCGGAATTCCGTCGCTCTCAAACCGAGGCGACAACGAGACGACCGACCGCGCGTCACCTGAACGACTCTGCTTCAGTCTGGACGACGGAACTCGAGTGCAGGTGGAGTTTGCGTTCCCGTGACTACGGTGGCGGTTCGTCGGAGACGGATGAAGAAGCACTCAGTGCGCTCGTGCCCCG from Haloterrigena sp. KLK7 includes these protein-coding regions:
- a CDS encoding tripartite tricarboxylate transporter permease, with product MAAVPASVELLAEPSLTAGLVAWILAGAALGCCSGLVPGLHANNFALLLAGFAPSIPGRPLFVGCAMLSAGVVHTFVNAVPAMALGVPDAEMAVTALPGHRLVLEGRGYEAIRLSALGSLLAVLAAVPLAVPVTWGVTAAYPTIRAHLSLVLAMVVVALIASERTWWTRLGGLVSFALAAGLGLGTLDLATDAPLEAGGMLAPLFAGLFGAPVLIDAVRGGGVPPQRDESIAMSRPLVGATAITGALAGGVVGYVPGISAAIAAVAVLVVVPGRSGDRGYIVATSGVDTANTIFALFALAAIGQPRTGVMVAFDTANAPLELPVLVAGIVLAGCVGFVLVIAVGDAYLDLVGRTAYWKISIAVLALLCCLSYLFTGLIGIGVFAVATGIGMVPIRFRARRVHLMGVLIGPLLVGS
- a CDS encoding HAD family hydrolase; translation: MTTAVYFDLDGTLCTYTVPFEALFEATVSPYGEPTDAAYGTYVDRLLAALERCEADPYREAFEAAATATELDAAPETLARAYRKRELEASSASPAATRTIERVAETCPTGILTNGDGRHQRAKVERHGFDESVDEIVVSGDVGAGKPDRRIFDAARDRLPADDYAFVGDDYEADIVGARDAGFRTVYVTGDDDLASDGSAAAADAVVSSVEELLEPESLPTPVRPPFEDPT
- the rpl12p gene encoding 50S ribosomal protein P1, whose amino-acid sequence is MEYVYAALILNESGEEINEDNLTDVLDAAGVDVEESRVKALVAALEDVDIDEAVSEAAAVPAGGAAAGGAAAGGDAGGDEGGDEEEVEETSDVPDTTDEDDDEDDDAGGEGLGELFG
- a CDS encoding 50S ribosomal protein L10 — encoded protein: MSAQAERKTENLPQWKREEVDELQEIIESYDSVGIVGITGIPSKQLQDMRRDLHGTAELRVSRNTLQVRALEQSGLDDLVEHVEGQVGIVGTNDNPFTLYKELEASKTPAPINEGEVAPNDIVIPEGDTGVDPGPFVGELQSIGANARIEEGSIQVMEDSTVLEAGGEVSADLANVLNELGIEPKEVGLDLRAVVADGVLFDPEDLDIDVEAYESDVSTAAARARNLAINASFPTASTAPTLIAKATGEAKSLGLQAAIEDEELMPDLVSKADAQLRALAAQIDDEEALPEELQGVDAAAEPAADEGEDESADEQDDTETDADEADADTDDDDEDDGGDGGAGLGEMFG
- a CDS encoding 50S ribosomal protein L1, giving the protein MADSDIETAVARALEDAPDRNFTETVDLAINLRDLDLNEPSNRVDESIVLPSGTGQDTRIVVIAEGETAVRAEEAADEVLSEDDVADLDDDEAKDMADETDFFIAEEAMMQDIARHLGTILGPRGKMPDPLAPDDDVVETVNRLKNTVQLRSGDRRTFHTLVGSEEMDAEDVADNIDVILRRLHADLEKGPQNIDAVYVKTTMGPSVEVA